The Tautonia plasticadhaerens nucleotide sequence AAGCGCACCCGCCGGGCGTAGTCGGCATACCCGACCAGGCCCTCCCGGAGGAAGCGGTCCTCCAATGCCGTGCGGTGCAGGAACAGGGCGACCAGGGGCACCAGCGGCAGCAGCGACCACCACGAGCCCAGGGCGATCCCCCCGCACACCGTCCCGACGAGTAGGCCCGTGTAGCCGGGGTGCCGCAGGAAGCGGTAGGGGCCGGAACTGACGACGTGGTGCCCCCGCTCGGCCTGGATGCGGACCACCGGCGAGAAGAACCGGTTGGCTGCCATGGCCCAGATCGACAGGCCCATGCCGGCGGCGTAACCCAGCAGGGCGCCGGCCTGCACGGCGACTGGCATCGGCCCGGACCAGCCGAACCGCCCGACATCCATCCCGGCGACGACGAGGTGGGCCAGCACCAGAGGCAGGGCGAAGAACCTTACCCGGCGGCTCGTGCCCCCCGGCCCCGGTCGCAGCCGCTCCTTCCGGAGGTCGGGGTCGATGGCCAGCATGCCGGCGGCCATCAGCGTGGCGTGGAGGGCGAGGACGGCCCAGAACCAGGGCAGGTCCATCCGCCCGGCTGCGGTGAAGAGGATGGCGGCCAGGGCCGCCTCGACGGCCAGGATGCGGGGGACGATCGCCATGGCTGAACTCCCACGGGCACCGGCAGGAGCCACCACGATGGGGCTCGGTCGAACGTCATTATCGTCCGGATTTCGCCGATTTCAATCCAATATTTTGTGAATCCAAAAAGTCCGACGGTGATCGAGGACCGATCGGGGGTCTCCGAGTGTCGGGACGCCCCGACGCTCACCTCGGACGGGAATCCCCGCCCTCATCGACCCGGACCAGCACCCGCCCATACCGGGTCAGGGGCGGATCGCCGTCGTCCGTGACCGTCAGCAGGACCGGGATCGTGCGCGCCGAGGCATCCGGGTTGATCGTGAGCCGGGCCAGGCCCGATCCCAGGTCCTCGATGGGGATCGCCTCGGCGTCGGCCGGTTGCGGGTACACCGACCAGGCAAAGCTCAATTCGTCGCCGTCCGGGTCGGATGAGGCCCCGGCGTCCAGGGTGATCACCCCTCCGGGCGACACGGACCGATCCCGCTCGCCTGCGATGCGGACGACCGGCGGGTGGTTGGCCTGCTCGTAGGGCTCGGCGCACCAGTCGAGCCGGGCCCGGAAGTCGGCCTGGAACGCCGGGCGCCACCTGTAGACCGATGACATCCTCGGGTCGGGGTCTCCCGAGGTGTCCAGGTCGGCGTCGGCCACGTCGGCGAGCCGGTGCCCCTCGCCCTCGAACCGGCCGCCCCAGCTTCCCAGCCAGGGGTCCTCGGTGTCGCCCAGGCCGTTGGGGATCAGCGAGAGGAACGACGGCGTGTCCCCCTCCTTGATCCCCCGCACCCTGCCCAGCGTCCTCGACCAGATGTCGCCACCGTCGTAGTCCGGGTAGAGGTCGCCCAGCGGGCCGTGGCCGTGGATGTGCTCCCGGACCCAATCGGAGGAGACCAACTCCGGATCGCCGCCCCGGTACATGCCCCGATAGGCCCGCCGCTGGATGATCGTATACAGGCCGGGGAACTCGTCCCTGATCCAGGGGCCGGTCGCGTCCTGGTCGCCGATCGAGTGGACCCGGAGCCTGGCGAGGAATCGGTCGAGGTCCTCGGGGCTCCGATCCGCTCGCACCCGCCAGAGGGCCTGAGCCAGGTCGGCGGAACCGCCCCAGATCAGGACCCAGAGCGGCCGGGGGTCATCCCGGTCCACGACCTCGATGATCCAGTCGGAGCCTTCTGTGTCCTTGCCCTCTCCGACGCTCTGCTCGACCGGGACGTTCGGCCCAGCGATCGGTCGGCCCGCCTTGATTATCCCGGCGAGGTCCGAGGCCGGCGGATAGCGATCGTCATGGAGCAAGAGGTTGGGCAGGGCTTCGCCGTAGGCGTCCACCACCCGACGGATCAGGTCGGGCCGGACCCGCTGCCCGTGCCCGAGGTTGGACGAGGCGATCAGCCCCTCGATGTCGAAGTCGTTGGTGTAGAACATGAGCCGGATCACCGACTGGCCGTCGTCCGGCTCGGCGACCCCGGCGGTCAGGCTGCCGATGTCCGTCAGGACGACCAGCCGGGGCCGATCGGGCGGGTCGGCCGCCGAAGCCTGGCCCGTGAGGCATGCCAGCAGCGGCAGGAGCCGGAGGAGATGGTCCATGGTCATCGCTCCTTGCCGTAGGCCCTCGGGTCCAGCAGGACCTCCATCGTGAACTCCTTGGCCCGCCGCTCGTTCTCGGGCGTGAACGAGGTGACGTGCAGCACCTCGCCGCCCCGGATTTCCATCAAGGCGGCGTCGGCGAACAGGCCCGGCAGCCAGGCGTGTATGAACGTCCCGTCCAGGTAGCCATCCGCCTTCCGCTCGCCTGGGCTGTACTCGGGGCGGTTGCGGAACTGGAGGACCATGTAGTCGAGCAGCGGGACGCCCAGGTCGGTCAGCAGACGCCACTCCCCGCTGCTCGGGCCGTTGTCCTCGGCCTCGCAGTGCTCGGGCCGGGGGAGGACCCGCCACTGGTCCTGGCAGGGCTTGGGTATCCACCAGTGGTCGTCGCCCCAACTGACCACCCGGAAGTGCCGGGCCACCAGTTCGGAGGCCCAGCGGTAGTGCCCGTTGTAGACCTTCAGGTCGGTGTGGTAGACGACGCACTTGCCGGCGATGCCCGGGTCGAGCGTGTAGGCCGAGGCCAGCGTGGCGCCCTGGCCCCCGATGTTGACGATCAGCGGGCGGCCCGGGTCCTTCTCGAACTGCTCGTTGATGAGCCGGACGTAGAGGCGTGCCCCCGCCGAGCCCTTCCGCTCGCCGGCCTGCTCGCTCTCGGCCTCCGTGCCGACGGTGATGGGCGGGATGCGGCCCATCCGCATGCCGGACGCCTCGGCGTTGGCCCGGGAGTCGAGGGCCGTCTGCGTCCACTCCGGCTTCGAGAAGCCCCAGAAGTCGGTGAGGACCGGCGTGACGATCAGGCCGGTGAGGTCCATCTCGCCGAGGCTGGCCATGGCGTAGGCCCACTCGTCGTCGAACACGTCGTCGTAGACATCGTTGTCGTAGATGACCGGGTTGGTGACCGCCTCGCCCTGCTTGACCGTGATGCCGTGGACATAGAGGCCCGGCGGGTAGCCGGGGCGGTCGAAGCCCCAGTCGCCGACGGTCGGCTCCTGGTTCTGACCCCAGTCGGTGGTGCGCGGGTTCCTCCGTGACGCCTGGCCCGGGGCGGTGCTGCCGAGGAGACAGAGGACGGCCAGGCAGAAGGCGACGGTCCCGAAGCCATTCGAGCGAGAGATTGCCATGGGAGGGTAGGTCCTGGTGCGTGCGGATTCGTCGCCCCCGACGACGGGGCGATCACGCCTGCCGGCTCGCCATGATGCCGCCTGCGTCGGGAGGATCAACGCCGGTCCTTGCTGCCGGACGGCTCGAAGGTAATCCGCACCCTCCGGTAGTGGGTCAGGGCTGGCGTGCCGTCATCGGTCACCTTGAGGATGACGTGGGCGACATGCGGCTCCTCGACTCCCGGGGCCGTGAGGCGGGCCTGCTCCTTGTCGGCGTCCTTGATCTCCAGCGGCCCCCGATACGTGCCGGCCTCCGGGTAGAACATCCACTCGTATGAAATTTGATCCCCGTCCGGGTCGGAGGAGCCGGCGGCGTCGAGCCGGACGACCTCTCCGGCCTTGGCGTGAAGCTCCTCGGCGTGCCCCAGGCTTGCCACGGGCGGGTGGTTGGCCTCCTCATGCGGCTGGACGCACCAGTCCATCCGGGCGGCGAAGTCGTCCTGGTACGCCTCCCGCCAGCGCCAGATCGTCGCCTGTCCCGTGGTGTAAGCCTTGCCATCGGACCCGACGACCGTATCGGCGGTGTTGGTGTAGAAGCCGTTTTGCTCCTCGTAGCGCCCGCCCCAGCCGCCCCACTCCGGGTGCTCCGGGGCGTTCAACCCGTTGGGGATCAGGAACAGGAACGACGGCGTGTCTCCCTCCATGATGTAGGCGGTGTCGGGGTAGAGTTTGCCCAGCGGCCCGTGGCCGTGCTGGACGTTGGCGTCGATCCAGTCGTTGGAGACCAGCGAGAAGTCCGGCCCCTCGAACTTGTAGTGCTTCTCCCCGGAGATGCCGGACCATGTGGCGCTGGCGTAGTCGCAGCCGGGGCTGACGATGTAGAAGAGGTCCGGGAACGTCTCCCGCATCCAGGGGCCGGCGTCGTCCTGGTCGGAGATCGTGTAGACCCGCAGCCTGGCGATGAACCGCTCGACCTCCTCGGGGCTTCGGGTCTGCTTGACCTTCCAGAGGGCCTGGGCCAGCGTGTTGGCCCCGCCCCAGATCGGCACCCAGAGCGGCCGGGGGTCGTCCCGGTCGGCGACCTCGATGATCCAGTCCGAGCCCTCGGAGTCCTTCCCCGCGCCGACGCCGGCCATGCCGAACTCGGCTCGCCCCTCCTTGATCCGCTCCCGGAGGGATGCCTCGGTCGGGTAGCCGTCGGCATGCTTGATCAGGTTCTCCCGGACCTGGCCGTAGGCGGCGACCCGCTCGATGATCATCTCAGGGTTGATGCGGTCCTTGAGCCAGGTGGAGGTGGTGGCGACGAGGCCCTCCACGTCGAACTCGTTGGTGTAGAGCAGGAACCGGACCATCGACTGCGAGTCGTCCGGCTCGTTGCCGATGTCCGTCAGCACCAGCACCCGCCGCTGCTCCGGCTCGGGGCCATCGTCGGCGTGGCTCGGAAGCGCCATGGTGGGCAGCAACAGACTCGCCAGGACCGGGACGGCCCACCGCCCGCACCTCCTCGACTCGATCATGGCCATCTCCCCGAGCGTCGATGCGTCTCGCCCCCATGCCTCGGTCCGGGGGGCCAAAAGGGGTATGATAGCGGGCCCCGCCGGAGGGGGACATCGACTCCCGGCTGGCGGTGCCCCTCTCTCGATTTCCCAGCGGGATCGGAACGGGGCCGAGGGCCGGGCGTGATCCGGGTCGCTGAGGTGGCCTTGCCCGGGGGCGGTTCAACCGACCGAGGTCGGCGTCGTGGGAGGGGGCGGGGACGATGAGGATCGCCATCCTGGGGGCCGGGGGCGTCGGCGGCTACTACGGCGGCCTGCTGGCCCGCGCCGGCCACGATGTCGTCATGCTGGCCCGGGGGCCGCACCTGGACGCACTCCGACGGCGGGGCATCGAGGTCCGCACGCCGGAGGGGGCCTTCACCGCCCCGGTCCAGGCCACCGATGCCCCGGAGGCCCTTGGCCGGGCCGACTACGCCGTCGTCGCCGTCAAGAACTACTCCCTGCCGGAAGTCGCCCCGGCGGCGCGTGCCCTGGCCGAGGACGGTGCGGTGGTCCTACCGCTGCTCAACGGCGTCGAGGTGGTCGAGCGGCTGGTCAAGCTCGGCGTACCCGCCGACAGCGTGCTCGGCGGCCTGACCGCCATCAGTGCCGCCAGGGTCGGGCCGGGCGTCGTCGAGCGCTACAGCACGCTCCAGCGGGTCGTGGTCGGCGAGGTGGCCGGCGGGGTCTCCGAGCGGGCCGAGCGGATCGCCTCGGCCTTGCGGCAGGCCGGGGCCGAGGCCCTGGTCAGCGGCGACATCGCCGTGGAGGTGTGGCGGAAGTTCGCCTTCATCGCCTCGATGGCGGCGGCCTGCGGCCTGGCCCGCTCGCCGATCGGCCCGCTGTGGGAGACGGCCCCGGGCCGCTTGCTGATCGGGCGGCTGGTGCGGGAGGCGGTGGCCGTGGCCCGTGCCCGGGGCGTGGCCCTTCCCGAGGGGGAGGAGGAGAGCATCCTGCGGTTCTTCGGGACACTGCCCCCGGACATGAAACCGAGCTTGCTGCTGGACGTGGAGGCCGGCGGCCCGACGGAGATCGACGACCTCAGCGGGGCGGTCTCCCGTCTGGGGAGGCTCTCCGGGGTCGAGACGCCGGTGCATGACACGGCGACGGCGGCCCTGGGAGGTCGGGGTTGGGATGAGGCCGAGGCTGGGGGATGAGCGGGGAGAGGTGGGCGACTCGGCGCAAAAAGAACGGGAGGGTCATGCTCGATGGCCCTCCCGTCATTCACCTCAAGGAGGCGGAAATCGGTCAGTAGGTCCGAACGTATCCGCCGCCGTAGCCACGACCGCCGCCGTAGCCGCCGCCGACGCCGGCACGGGCCTCACGGGGCTTGGCCTCGTTGACCGTCAGCCGACGGCCCCCGTACTCGTGGTCGTGCAAGGTGTCGATGGCCGCCTGGGCGGCATGGGCGTCGTCCATCTCGACGAAGCCGAAGCCCCGGCTGCGGCCGGTCTCCCGGTCCTCGACGACCTGGGCGCTGGCGACTTCGCCGAACCCGGCGAACAACTCTTCGAGGTCGGGACCGGTGGCCTGGAACGGCAGGTTCCCGACGTACAGCTTCTTCAAGGCGCTTCTCTTCTTCGAACGGATCGGAGGGACCCAACGATCTCTTTCCGGGTCCCGGGAGAAAGGGGCCGACTAGGCGGCCCGTCAGGCGGAAAGGCGAGGGAGGCAGGCGAGGGCGATACCAAAAGGATCAACGTCGCAGGCTCGATCGTTCTTCTACCTGGGGATACTACGTCGCCATGATCGGAAAGGGTCGCCCCGCCGGGAAGATTGTCCGAGGTCCCCGATTTCAGGGGTAAACAGGGCGAGCCGACAGCCCGACCGGGCCGGGGTGGACGACTCGGGTCGGGATTCCCCTCGCACGACAGGCCCGACCCGATGGCAGATCGAGCCCGGCGGTGGGATGATCGGGCCGGAATGGTCTGCTGATCCGGTGACGGTCCGGGATCGGCCCTTGGCCTTGCCCCGCCCCCGACTGTGCTGCCGATCCCCGATCCACGAGGAGGCCGCCATGGCGACGGACGAGGAACTCAAGCGGGCCTTGAAGGCGTTCAAGAAGCGGCTGAAGCTGACCCGGCTCGACGACGAGTCGGGGCTCAGCCGGGGCGGCGGGAAGAGGTCGGCGATCACCGGCATTACGCCCCCGCCGGGGCATCCGGCCGGCGTCTGGGAGGAACTCGTGGCCCGGGGCAAGCTGCGGCGCGACATGGGCGGCACCTATGCCCTGGTGGAGGGGGCCTGAAGGCCAGTCCGGTTGGCCGCTGTCCGGACTGGGGATCGCATCGGACGGGACAGTCTCGGACGCCTCCACGAGACAATCTCCCCGGAGGGTCGGACCTCCGGGGTCTCCGTTGCACCGGGCAGGCGGCCCCGTATCCTGGAGTTGGAGCGTTACTGCCCATCCCGTGACCGAGGGGAGCCGCAGCCATGCCGGACTCGAACGAGCCGCAGGACCGCCCCGAGGGCAAGACGGTCTACCTCCCCGCCTCGCCCGACACGCCGGACATCCCGCTGGCCGACACCGAGGAGCCCGCCGAACCGAGGCCGGGAGAACCGATCGCGCCCTAGGCCCCGCCGCCGGAGACGCCCGACGAGCCGATCGACGAGGGGGCCATCGTCCCGGATTGAGGCAAGCTCGGGGCAGTGACGGCGACATCGACCACGGCGCACAGCCCAGCGGGGCACCCATGGCCCAGGACTTCACCGATGCGGCGACGGCGCGGGCCTGGGACGCCGACCCGGCGGCCCGGAACCCGGCCCGCACCGAGCAACTCGACCTCCTGCTGACGATCATCGAGCAGGAGCACCGACCCGGCACGGCCATCCTCGACATCGGCATGGGCTCCGGGCGGGTCGAGGAGTCACTCTTCGGGCGCCTCCCCGAGGTCCACGTCGTCGGCATCGACCACTCCGAGGCGATGCTGGGCCTGGCCGCCGGGCGGCTGGCCCCCTGGCGGGGCCGCTACCAGGCCATCCGCCACGACCTGACCGACCTCGGCTCGCTGGAGTTGCCATCGGGGCCATACCCGATCGTCTTCAGCGTCCAGACGCTCCACAACCTCGCCGACCGGCACAAGGTCGGGGTCGTCGCCCGGGTCTTCGATGCCCTCATGCCGGGCGGGCTGTTCCTGCTGCTGGATCGCATCGCCGTCGAGCCACCGGGGCTGTTCCCCAGCTACCGGGCCCTTTGGGAGCGGCTGGGCCGGGTCCATGGGACCGCCCTGGCCGAGGGTCGGACCTATGCCGAGCACCTCGATGTCCTGGCCGATCAGGGCGACCGGCCCGCCGACCTGGAGGGTCACCTCGCCTGGTTCCGGGGTGCCGGCTTCGAGGCGGCCTGCCTGCACCTTCACGCCAACCGGGCGCTGATCGTGGGGCGGAAGTCCGGCGGCTGACCTCGCCCGGCATAGAGGCTCCATCAGGGTATTGGCCTGCGGCCCTACGACTCCTCACGGCCCCGGCACCGCCTCCAGCAGGCCCAGCCGCCAGGGGATTTCGCCGTAGGGCTTACCCCGCCGATCCTCGTCGGCGACCCCCTGGAAGAGGAACCGCAGGCCAGATGGGTCCACCTCCAGGCGCTCATCGACGCCGGCCCGCAGCAGTTCCCCGTGGCTGAACGAGTCGGTCCAGGGCTCGCCCTCGAACCGGACGTTGACCGGCCCGGCGAACGGGCGCTCCGGGGTCGCCGCCAACGGTTCCCAGCCGCCGTCCAGCCGATCGGCCAGGTATGCCTTGTAGTATCGCCGCCCGCCGTCGCCCTGGGCCTCGGCCACCGTCAGGTAGCGGTCGAGCCCCTTGAGCCGGTAGGTATGGCTGGCCTCGAAGATGTCGGCTTCGAGGACAACCCGGGGCCGATCCCGGCCGCCGGGGAAGTCGCCCAGCGTCGTCGCCGACCGCCACATCCGCCCGTCCAGCGACGTGAAGAACAGGTGGGCCTTGGCCTCGTCGCAGATGACCCAGAAGTCGATCCAGGCGTTGACGTTCTCCGGATGCTCCTCGAACACCAATGTCGGCTCACTCCAGGAGCCGGGGTCGGCGATGTCCTCGGTGGTGGAGAAGGCCGGCTGCAAGGCCGGCTTCCGGGACGGCTCGGCGACCTGATAGATCAGGTACCACCTGCGGTGCGGGGCGAAGTAGAAGACCTGCGGGGCGCAGAAGTAGCCGTCGGTGAGCGTCAGGACATGCCGCTCGGCCCGGTCGGCGTCCTCCCAGTCGGTGAACGAGAGGTATTCGATCTGGTGGGTGCGATGGCGGCTGCGGATGGTGCAGAAGAGGTGCCAGCGGCCGTCGTGATGGACCACGGTCGGGTCCTCGATGGCGTGGCAAGGATCGTCGGGCCTCTCGGCGGGGGCCACGATCGGGGCGGTAACGGCCCAGCGGAACTGACCCGAGAGCAACGCCTCGATGTCCTGTGATCGCCGGGCATTGCTTTCCTTGGTGTCAACGCCTGATAGGTGTTGGGCCAAGTCGTCGAGTTCGGCCAGGGTGAACCGGACGCTGACGATGTAGGGCACCTCGCCCTCGTCCCAGTGGCCGTAGGTCGTGGCGACGAAGGTGCCGTCGGGAAGGACTTCCACGCCGGGGTAGGCGCAGTCGGTCCCCTTGGTGTTGTCCATCAGCCGCACCCGGTATTGGCCCTCCCGTCCTTGCACGATGTCGTCGTAGGAGCCGACCCAGCCGACCCAATCCCCCTTGGTGGGACTCTCGTGCGTCGTGTCCCGGAAGGAGATGAACAGCCGGCCGTCCGGCCCGTATCTGCCGACGTGCCGGTCGCCGGTCATCGCCCCGGGCAACTCCCTGGGCTCGGTCCAGGTCTGGCCCTCGTCGTCGGAGAAGATGACGAAGGAGCTGAACCGGCGGCTGTTCTCCCGCAGCAGCACGGCGATCTGCTCGCCGTCGGGGGAGCGGATCAGGCCCGGTTCGCAGAGGTGGGCCTCCGGGTGCTCGGCGATGACCTCCGGCTGGCCCCAGGTCAGGCCGCCGTCCTTCGAGATCGTCTTGTAGACCCGGAACATGGTCACCTCGCCCTCGTCCCGCAGGAACCGCCCGTCGTCGTGGAACAGGGCCATGTAGGAGCCGTCCCTGAGCCGCTCGACGCTGGCCATGGCGACGATGCCGCCGAAGTCGCCGATCGGCTCCAGCGGCGTCCAGGTCTCCCCGTCATTCTCGGAGACCGACATGCGGATGTGGTACAGGCCCGAGAACAGGATCAGCCGCTTCGTGCCCTGCGGATCGACGACCCGGTGGATCGTGGGCGTCTCCTTGGAGGAGGCCCAGTTCTCCGGCGTGGGCAGGCGGTCGGACCAGGAGAGCCCGCCGTCGGTGCTCCGCTTCATCACGATGGCTCCTCGGCCGTGCCCTTTGGGGTAGACGGCGAGGATGGTCCGGCCGTCTTCGAGCAGGACGGTGGTCGGGTGGCCGAGGTATTGGCCCTCCTCCCGGTCCACGACCACCTGGCGATGCTCCTGGTCGGCCAGGTCGATCAGCGGGATGGAGTAGCCGCGCGGGAGGTGCGGCGGGTCGTCAGCTTGGGCCGAGAATGCGAGGGCCGGAATGTGGGCCAGGGCGGCGACGATGAAATGAGGGAGCTTGATCCGCTGGGGCATCTCGATGGTCTCCGGGATTCTCGGCGGGTCTGGGGCCGATGGTAGCCTGTCGACCATGCCGATTCCATTGCGATGGCCCTCGACCGATCTCACGGGGTAGGAACGAGGCCAGGACCCGCCAAGTTTCCCGGCGACACCCCAAGTTGCCACCGTGAGACCCCATCCAGGGTTCGTGCCTCACGGTCGTCCGATTCCGGAGTCGCCACGGGCAACGTCGGACGGCCTCCTCCCGGCCCTCATCGGTCAGTCTCTCCAGGTTCCACGAGGTCGGGCTTACCCGGCAACAACCGGAGGAAGACCTCGTGGTCCCGATAGCCGCCTTCGAGCCAGAGATAGGGGCTCTCGGCCTCATCGACACAGGACGCATACC carries:
- a CDS encoding methyltransferase family protein, translating into MAIVPRILAVEAALAAILFTAAGRMDLPWFWAVLALHATLMAAGMLAIDPDLRKERLRPGPGGTSRRVRFFALPLVLAHLVVAGMDVGRFGWSGPMPVAVQAGALLGYAAGMGLSIWAMAANRFFSPVVRIQAERGHHVVSSGPYRFLRHPGYTGLLVGTVCGGIALGSWWSLLPLVPLVALFLHRTALEDRFLREGLVGYADYARRVRFRLVPGLW
- a CDS encoding nucleoside hydrolase-like domain-containing protein, translated to MDHLLRLLPLLACLTGQASAADPPDRPRLVVLTDIGSLTAGVAEPDDGQSVIRLMFYTNDFDIEGLIASSNLGHGQRVRPDLIRRVVDAYGEALPNLLLHDDRYPPASDLAGIIKAGRPIAGPNVPVEQSVGEGKDTEGSDWIIEVVDRDDPRPLWVLIWGGSADLAQALWRVRADRSPEDLDRFLARLRVHSIGDQDATGPWIRDEFPGLYTIIQRRAYRGMYRGGDPELVSSDWVREHIHGHGPLGDLYPDYDGGDIWSRTLGRVRGIKEGDTPSFLSLIPNGLGDTEDPWLGSWGGRFEGEGHRLADVADADLDTSGDPDPRMSSVYRWRPAFQADFRARLDWCAEPYEQANHPPVVRIAGERDRSVSPGGVITLDAGASSDPDGDELSFAWSVYPQPADAEAIPIEDLGSGLARLTINPDASARTIPVLLTVTDDGDPPLTRYGRVLVRVDEGGDSRPR
- a CDS encoding nucleoside hydrolase-like domain-containing protein, with product MAMIESRRCGRWAVPVLASLLLPTMALPSHADDGPEPEQRRVLVLTDIGNEPDDSQSMVRFLLYTNEFDVEGLVATTSTWLKDRINPEMIIERVAAYGQVRENLIKHADGYPTEASLRERIKEGRAEFGMAGVGAGKDSEGSDWIIEVADRDDPRPLWVPIWGGANTLAQALWKVKQTRSPEEVERFIARLRVYTISDQDDAGPWMRETFPDLFYIVSPGCDYASATWSGISGEKHYKFEGPDFSLVSNDWIDANVQHGHGPLGKLYPDTAYIMEGDTPSFLFLIPNGLNAPEHPEWGGWGGRYEEQNGFYTNTADTVVGSDGKAYTTGQATIWRWREAYQDDFAARMDWCVQPHEEANHPPVASLGHAEELHAKAGEVVRLDAAGSSDPDGDQISYEWMFYPEAGTYRGPLEIKDADKEQARLTAPGVEEPHVAHVILKVTDDGTPALTHYRRVRITFEPSGSKDRR
- a CDS encoding ketopantoate reductase family protein; amino-acid sequence: MRIAILGAGGVGGYYGGLLARAGHDVVMLARGPHLDALRRRGIEVRTPEGAFTAPVQATDAPEALGRADYAVVAVKNYSLPEVAPAARALAEDGAVVLPLLNGVEVVERLVKLGVPADSVLGGLTAISAARVGPGVVERYSTLQRVVVGEVAGGVSERAERIASALRQAGAEALVSGDIAVEVWRKFAFIASMAAACGLARSPIGPLWETAPGRLLIGRLVREAVAVARARGVALPEGEEESILRFFGTLPPDMKPSLLLDVEAGGPTEIDDLSGAVSRLGRLSGVETPVHDTATAALGGRGWDEAEAGG
- a CDS encoding RNA recognition motif domain-containing protein — its product is MKKLYVGNLPFQATGPDLEELFAGFGEVASAQVVEDRETGRSRGFGFVEMDDAHAAQAAIDTLHDHEYGGRRLTVNEAKPREARAGVGGGYGGGRGYGGGYVRTY
- a CDS encoding class I SAM-dependent methyltransferase; translation: MAQDFTDAATARAWDADPAARNPARTEQLDLLLTIIEQEHRPGTAILDIGMGSGRVEESLFGRLPEVHVVGIDHSEAMLGLAAGRLAPWRGRYQAIRHDLTDLGSLELPSGPYPIVFSVQTLHNLADRHKVGVVARVFDALMPGGLFLLLDRIAVEPPGLFPSYRALWERLGRVHGTALAEGRTYAEHLDVLADQGDRPADLEGHLAWFRGAGFEAACLHLHANRALIVGRKSGG
- a CDS encoding non-reducing end alpha-L-arabinofuranosidase family hydrolase, producing MPQRIKLPHFIVAALAHIPALAFSAQADDPPHLPRGYSIPLIDLADQEHRQVVVDREEGQYLGHPTTVLLEDGRTILAVYPKGHGRGAIVMKRSTDGGLSWSDRLPTPENWASSKETPTIHRVVDPQGTKRLILFSGLYHIRMSVSENDGETWTPLEPIGDFGGIVAMASVERLRDGSYMALFHDDGRFLRDEGEVTMFRVYKTISKDGGLTWGQPEVIAEHPEAHLCEPGLIRSPDGEQIAVLLRENSRRFSSFVIFSDDEGQTWTEPRELPGAMTGDRHVGRYGPDGRLFISFRDTTHESPTKGDWVGWVGSYDDIVQGREGQYRVRLMDNTKGTDCAYPGVEVLPDGTFVATTYGHWDEGEVPYIVSVRFTLAELDDLAQHLSGVDTKESNARRSQDIEALLSGQFRWAVTAPIVAPAERPDDPCHAIEDPTVVHHDGRWHLFCTIRSRHRTHQIEYLSFTDWEDADRAERHVLTLTDGYFCAPQVFYFAPHRRWYLIYQVAEPSRKPALQPAFSTTEDIADPGSWSEPTLVFEEHPENVNAWIDFWVICDEAKAHLFFTSLDGRMWRSATTLGDFPGGRDRPRVVLEADIFEASHTYRLKGLDRYLTVAEAQGDGGRRYYKAYLADRLDGGWEPLAATPERPFAGPVNVRFEGEPWTDSFSHGELLRAGVDERLEVDPSGLRFLFQGVADEDRRGKPYGEIPWRLGLLEAVPGP